TAACTATATGGAGGAGAAATGGGAACACTATACCTAAGGTTTAAGGATTACACAGTTGCACTTGAGGATAAGGCTAATCTTGAAAAAGTCTATATCGAAATTACAACCTTCTGCAATCTCAACTGTAAAATGTGCTTTAGAAGATTCTGGAAGGACAAATTGAGGGAGATGAGTGAAGAGGAGTTTAACCTCGTATTAAAGAATCTTGAAGCGTTTCCAAATCTAAAAACAGTCTATTTTGGAGGAATTGGTGAGCCTCTTGTCCATCCAAAGATTCTTTCTTTTATAGAGTTAGCAAAGAAGAAAAACTACAGAGTTGAATTTGGAACAAATGGAACACTTCTTCACAAATATGCAGAAGACCTTGTAAATCTCGGCGTTGACAAAATCATAGTTTCAATCGATGCACCAGAAAAGGAAATCTTTGAGGATATAAGAGGAACAGATTTTGGAAAAATTGAAGATAACATACTATACCTTCAAGAAACCAAAAAATCCAAAGGTGCAATAACTCCAGAAATATGGGTTGAAACAGTGCTTATGAAAAGCAACATAAATTCAATTTATAACATCTTTCCCCTATTAGATAAACTTGGAGTAACGACACTACTTCTTTCAAACCTGATGCCATTCTCAAAGGAACTCTCAAATGAAATACTTTACGATGGAAATTTCGACGACAAGAAGTTTATAGATGACATAAACAATCGTATTGGAAAATACAAGGTTAAGGTAATCTATCCAAAATTTAAACTACTAACAGATAGAAAGTGTCAATTCATCGAAAATCACTCAACCGTAATTGGTGTAGATCTTGGGGTCTATCCCTGTTACAGGTTGCTTCACACATACACAGAATACATCTTTGGAAGGGAGAAAATTGCCTACAAATATTCTTTTGGATCACTTAAGGAGAAGACACTTTTTGAAATCTGGAATTCCGATGAATACAAACGCTTTAGATACAATGTAGAAAATGCACTTTTCCCATCATGCACGGACTGTCCTCTTCAAGATGTATGTGACTTTTGCCTTGATTCAAATTCGGATTGTTTTGGTAATATGCCCTCCTGTGCCGATTGCCTTTGGTAT
This genomic stretch from Caldisericum sp. harbors:
- a CDS encoding tungsten cofactor oxidoreductase radical SAM maturase, whose amino-acid sequence is MGTLYLRFKDYTVALEDKANLEKVYIEITTFCNLNCKMCFRRFWKDKLREMSEEEFNLVLKNLEAFPNLKTVYFGGIGEPLVHPKILSFIELAKKKNYRVEFGTNGTLLHKYAEDLVNLGVDKIIVSIDAPEKEIFEDIRGTDFGKIEDNILYLQETKKSKGAITPEIWVETVLMKSNINSIYNIFPLLDKLGVTTLLLSNLMPFSKELSNEILYDGNFDDKKFIDDINNRIGKYKVKVIYPKFKLLTDRKCQFIENHSTVIGVDLGVYPCYRLLHTYTEYIFGREKIAYKYSFGSLKEKTLFEIWNSDEYKRFRYNVENALFPSCTDCPLQDVCDFCLDSNSDCFGNMPSCADCLWYRGIIQCP